One Leucobacter muris DNA segment encodes these proteins:
- the sucB gene encoding 2-oxoglutarate dehydrogenase, E2 component, dihydrolipoamide succinyltransferase, with product MSESVVLPALGESVTEGTVTRWLKNVGDTVEVDEPLLEVSTDKVDTEIPSPVAGVVEEILVQEDETAEVGAVLARVGDGSGSSAPSETPASEAPAAEAAPAEQPAPAAEQPAPEQPQAAAQPAAAQQEAPAGASSDAQDVVLPSLGESITEGTVTRWLKNVGDTVEVDEPLLEVSTDKVDTEVPSPIAGVLQQIAVQEDDTVEVGGVLARIGSGEAPATQAAPEPAAQAAPEPAAQAAPEPAKAEQPAAAEQPAAAEAPAPAAETTQPEAAPAAPPAAPTQQPAAPAQPAAEQPAPSSGYITPIVRKLAHDTGVDLSKVTGTGVGGRIRKEDVLAAAETAKSAAPAAAAPAAAAAVEVSELRGTTQKMSRLRKVISERAVASLQNTAQLTTVVEVDVTRVAQLRQAKKDEFLQKTGSKLSFLPFFALAAAEALRTYPIINATVDGDSIVYPDTENISIAVDTERGLLTPVLREAGEKNLAQIAGEIADLAERTRDNKLTPDELSGGTFTLTNTGSRGALFDTPLVFLPQSAILGTGAVVKKPMVISGPEGDAIAVRSTVYLALSYDHRIVDGADAARFLTQVKQRLEAGDFEGNLGI from the coding sequence ATGAGTGAATCGGTGGTCCTCCCCGCACTGGGCGAGAGCGTGACCGAGGGTACGGTGACCCGCTGGCTGAAGAACGTCGGCGACACCGTCGAGGTCGACGAGCCCCTGCTCGAGGTGTCGACCGATAAGGTCGACACCGAGATCCCGTCGCCCGTCGCGGGTGTGGTCGAGGAGATCCTGGTGCAGGAGGACGAGACCGCCGAGGTGGGCGCCGTGCTCGCGCGCGTCGGCGACGGCAGCGGCTCGTCCGCTCCGAGCGAGACTCCGGCATCCGAGGCTCCCGCCGCCGAGGCCGCCCCGGCCGAGCAGCCGGCCCCTGCCGCCGAGCAGCCGGCTCCCGAGCAGCCCCAGGCCGCCGCCCAGCCCGCCGCGGCTCAGCAGGAGGCTCCGGCCGGTGCGAGTTCGGACGCGCAGGACGTCGTGCTGCCCTCCCTCGGCGAGAGCATCACCGAGGGCACGGTGACCCGCTGGCTGAAGAACGTCGGCGACACCGTCGAGGTCGACGAGCCCCTGCTCGAGGTCTCGACCGACAAGGTCGACACCGAGGTGCCCTCCCCGATCGCCGGTGTGCTGCAGCAGATCGCTGTGCAGGAAGACGACACCGTCGAGGTCGGCGGTGTGCTCGCCCGCATCGGCAGCGGTGAGGCTCCCGCGACTCAGGCCGCACCCGAGCCCGCAGCTCAGGCGGCACCCGAGCCCGCGGCTCAGGCCGCGCCCGAGCCCGCGAAGGCCGAACAGCCGGCCGCCGCCGAGCAGCCCGCGGCTGCCGAGGCCCCCGCCCCCGCCGCCGAGACCACGCAGCCCGAGGCGGCGCCCGCCGCTCCCCCGGCCGCGCCCACTCAGCAGCCCGCCGCTCCGGCGCAGCCCGCCGCCGAGCAGCCGGCTCCGTCGTCCGGGTACATCACCCCGATCGTGCGCAAGCTCGCCCACGATACCGGTGTCGACCTCTCGAAGGTCACGGGCACCGGCGTCGGAGGTCGCATCCGCAAGGAGGACGTGCTCGCCGCCGCCGAGACTGCGAAGAGCGCCGCGCCCGCAGCTGCGGCCCCCGCCGCGGCTGCGGCCGTCGAGGTCTCCGAGCTGCGCGGCACCACGCAGAAGATGAGCCGTCTGCGCAAGGTGATCTCGGAGCGGGCCGTCGCGTCGCTGCAGAACACCGCGCAGCTCACCACCGTGGTCGAGGTCGATGTGACCCGCGTGGCGCAGCTGCGTCAGGCCAAGAAAGACGAGTTCCTGCAGAAGACCGGCTCGAAGCTGTCCTTCCTGCCGTTCTTCGCCCTGGCCGCCGCCGAGGCGCTGCGCACCTACCCGATCATCAACGCGACCGTCGACGGCGACTCGATCGTCTACCCCGACACCGAGAACATCAGCATCGCGGTCGACACCGAGCGAGGCCTGCTGACGCCGGTGCTGCGCGAGGCGGGCGAGAAGAACCTCGCCCAGATCGCGGGCGAGATCGCCGATCTGGCCGAGCGCACCCGCGACAACAAGCTCACCCCCGACGAGCTGAGCGGCGGTACCTTCACGCTCACGAACACCGGCTCGCGCGGCGCGCTCTTCGACACGCCGCTCGTGTTCCTGCCGCAGTCGGCGATTCTCGGCACCGGTGCGGTCGTGAAGAAGCCGATGGTGATCTCGGGACCGGAGGGCGACGCGATCGCCGTGCGCTCCACGGTCTACCTGGCGCTCTCCTACGACCACCGCATCGTCGACGGCGCCGACGCCGCGCGCTTCCTCACCCAGGTGAAGCAGCGGCTCGAGGCGGGCGACTTCGAGGGCAATCTCGGCATCTGA
- a CDS encoding DUF4191 domain-containing protein — translation MAEEKAKRNGRIRQMVEIYKTTKVHDRNLPWALLLCFIAPVAVSVLLAWLLPGGWFGWVIWPVTGVLVGILLVMIVLGRRAERMAYQQIEGRPGAVGAVVQGALRRSWRGSEVPVAMNRNQDAVYRVVGRGGVVLISEGSRQRTERMAADEERKIKRALRNIEVVHLYVGPDGDGVPLPKLSKTLLRLKPKLNRNEVAAVYNRLSSLQAAPVGIPKGMDPNRVRPQRPR, via the coding sequence ATGGCAGAAGAGAAGGCGAAGCGCAACGGTCGCATCCGGCAGATGGTGGAGATCTACAAGACCACCAAGGTTCACGACCGCAACCTCCCCTGGGCGCTCCTGCTGTGCTTCATCGCTCCCGTCGCCGTCTCGGTGCTGCTCGCCTGGCTGCTGCCGGGAGGCTGGTTCGGCTGGGTGATCTGGCCGGTCACGGGCGTGCTCGTCGGCATTCTGCTCGTCATGATCGTGCTCGGTCGCCGAGCCGAGCGCATGGCCTATCAGCAGATCGAGGGCCGCCCCGGCGCCGTGGGCGCCGTAGTGCAGGGCGCTCTGCGGCGCTCGTGGCGCGGCTCCGAGGTGCCGGTGGCGATGAACCGCAACCAGGACGCCGTGTACCGGGTCGTAGGCCGCGGCGGCGTCGTGCTGATCTCCGAGGGCTCGCGCCAGCGCACCGAGCGCATGGCGGCCGACGAAGAGCGCAAGATCAAGCGCGCACTGCGCAACATCGAGGTCGTGCACCTCTACGTGGGCCCCGACGGCGACGGCGTGCCGCTCCCGAAGCTCTCGAAGACCCTGCTGCGGCTCAAGCCGAAGCTCAACCGCAACGAGGTGGCGGCCGTCTACAACCGGCTCTCCTCGCTGCAGGCCGCTCCCGTCGGCATCCCGAAGGGCATGGATCCCAACCGCGTCCGCCCGCAGCGTCCACGCTGA
- the glnA gene encoding type I glutamate--ammonia ligase, translating into MFTTPQEVIDFIKETDVKFVDIRFVDLPGVQQHFNIPAATVDLDFFEVGQMFDGSSIRGFAGIAESDMQLIPDVSTAYIDQFRAERTLILICDIFNPRTGEIYSKDPRQIAKKAEQYLASTGIADTAFFAPEAEFYILDSVRHETTPRRTFFEIDSEEAGWNSARNDEGGNLGHHTPAKGGYFPVSPVDKQADLRDDISLRLIEAGLELERSHHEVGAPGQAEINYRFDTLVKAADDVLKFKYIVKNTAELWGKTATFMPKPVFGDNGSGMHTHMSLWKGGEPLFYDENGYAQLSDIARWYIGGILHHAPALLAFTNPTINSYRRLVKGYEAPVNLAYSAGNRSAAVRIPLTGSNPKAKRIEFRAPDASGNPYLAFAAQMMAGLDGIRNRIEPMEPIDKDLYELPPEEAKSIPQVPGSLDEALDALEANHQFLLEGGVFTEEVIQTWIDYKRENEILPMAVRVHPFEYELYYGV; encoded by the coding sequence ATGTTCACCACCCCCCAAGAAGTGATCGACTTCATCAAGGAGACCGACGTCAAGTTCGTCGACATCCGCTTCGTCGACCTGCCCGGCGTGCAGCAGCACTTCAACATCCCGGCTGCCACGGTCGATCTCGACTTCTTCGAGGTCGGTCAGATGTTCGACGGCTCCTCGATCCGCGGCTTCGCCGGCATCGCCGAGTCCGACATGCAGCTCATCCCGGACGTCAGCACCGCCTACATCGACCAGTTCCGCGCCGAGCGCACGCTCATCCTGATCTGTGACATCTTCAACCCCCGCACGGGCGAGATCTACTCGAAGGATCCGCGCCAGATCGCGAAGAAGGCCGAGCAGTACCTCGCCTCGACCGGCATCGCCGATACCGCGTTCTTCGCCCCGGAGGCCGAGTTCTACATCCTCGACTCGGTGCGTCACGAGACCACCCCGCGCCGCACCTTCTTCGAGATCGACTCCGAAGAGGCCGGCTGGAACTCCGCTCGCAACGACGAGGGCGGCAACCTGGGCCACCACACCCCGGCGAAGGGCGGCTACTTCCCCGTCTCGCCCGTCGACAAGCAGGCGGACCTGCGCGACGACATTTCGCTGCGCCTCATCGAGGCCGGTCTCGAGCTCGAGCGCTCGCACCACGAGGTCGGCGCCCCGGGGCAGGCCGAGATCAACTACCGCTTCGACACGCTCGTGAAGGCCGCCGACGACGTGCTGAAATTCAAGTACATCGTCAAGAACACCGCCGAGCTGTGGGGCAAGACCGCCACCTTCATGCCGAAGCCGGTCTTCGGCGACAACGGTTCGGGCATGCACACCCACATGTCGCTCTGGAAGGGCGGCGAGCCGCTGTTCTACGACGAGAACGGCTACGCGCAGCTCTCCGACATCGCCCGCTGGTACATCGGCGGCATCCTGCACCACGCGCCCGCGCTGCTGGCTTTCACCAACCCCACGATCAACAGCTACCGCCGTCTGGTCAAGGGCTACGAGGCCCCGGTCAACCTGGCCTACTCGGCGGGCAACCGCTCGGCCGCCGTGCGCATCCCGCTCACCGGCTCGAACCCGAAGGCGAAGCGCATCGAGTTCCGCGCCCCCGACGCCTCGGGCAACCCCTACCTCGCCTTCGCTGCGCAGATGATGGCGGGGCTCGACGGCATCCGCAACCGCATCGAGCCGATGGAGCCGATCGACAAGGATCTCTACGAGCTGCCCCCCGAGGAGGCGAAGAGCATTCCCCAGGTGCCCGGCTCGCTCGACGAGGCGCTCGACGCGCTCGAGGCGAACCACCAGTTCCTGCTCGAGGGCGGCGTGTTCACCGAGGAGGTCATCCAGACCTGGATCGACTACAAGCGCGAGAACGAGATCCTGCCGATGGCGGTGCGGGTGCACCCCTTCGAGTACGAGCTCTACTACGGGGTGTAA
- the lpdA gene encoding dihydrolipoyl dehydrogenase: protein MADQQFDIVVLGGGSAGYAAAIRAKQLGFSAAVIEKDKLGGTCLHRGCVPTKALLHSAEIADVAREGEAYGVLSSVSGVDIAGVTRFRENLVAGKFKGLQGLLKANGITVIAGEGRLVSPTTVQVGDDRVIGKHVVLATGSYSRSLPGLEIGGRVIASEQALELQEIPKRVLILGGGVIGVEFASVWRSFGAEVTIVEGLPHLVPNEEESVSKQLERAFRKRGIDFKVGVRFKSVSQDASGVTVSLEDGTELSADYLLVAVGRGPATQGLGFEEVGVEMDRGFVLTDERLATNVPGVYAIGDIVPGLQLAHRGYQQGIFVAEQIAGLNPVVVQDVNIPKITYCDPEIASVGLTEAKAKEQFGADNVSSYEYNLAGNAKSSILGTAGTVKAVRVNDGPVVGVHMIGARVGELVGEAQLIVNWEAYPEDVAPFVHGHPTQNETIGETMLKLAGKPLHAI from the coding sequence TTGGCCGATCAGCAGTTTGACATCGTCGTTCTGGGCGGCGGCAGCGCCGGCTACGCAGCCGCCATCCGGGCGAAGCAGCTCGGCTTCAGCGCCGCCGTCATCGAGAAGGACAAGCTCGGCGGCACCTGCCTGCACCGCGGCTGCGTGCCCACCAAGGCGCTGCTCCACTCGGCCGAGATCGCCGACGTGGCCCGCGAGGGCGAGGCGTACGGCGTGCTGTCGAGCGTCTCCGGCGTCGACATCGCCGGCGTGACCCGCTTCCGCGAGAACCTCGTGGCCGGCAAGTTCAAGGGCCTGCAGGGGCTGCTCAAGGCGAACGGCATCACCGTCATCGCGGGCGAGGGCCGTCTGGTCTCCCCCACGACCGTGCAGGTGGGCGACGACCGTGTGATCGGCAAGCACGTCGTGCTCGCGACCGGCTCCTACTCCCGCTCGCTGCCGGGTCTCGAGATCGGCGGCCGCGTGATCGCGAGCGAGCAGGCGCTCGAGCTTCAGGAGATCCCGAAGCGGGTCCTGATCCTCGGCGGCGGCGTGATCGGCGTCGAGTTCGCGAGCGTGTGGCGCTCCTTCGGCGCCGAGGTGACCATCGTCGAGGGCCTGCCCCACCTGGTCCCCAACGAAGAGGAGTCGGTCTCGAAGCAGCTCGAGCGCGCTTTCCGCAAGCGGGGTATCGACTTCAAGGTCGGCGTGCGATTCAAGTCGGTCTCGCAGGACGCGAGCGGCGTGACGGTGTCGCTCGAAGACGGCACCGAGCTGTCCGCCGACTACCTGCTCGTGGCGGTCGGCCGCGGCCCCGCCACCCAGGGGCTCGGCTTCGAGGAGGTCGGGGTCGAGATGGATCGCGGCTTCGTGCTCACCGATGAGCGCCTGGCGACCAACGTGCCGGGCGTCTACGCCATCGGCGACATCGTGCCCGGTCTGCAGCTCGCGCACCGCGGTTACCAGCAGGGCATCTTCGTCGCCGAGCAGATCGCGGGCCTGAACCCCGTCGTCGTGCAGGACGTCAACATCCCGAAGATCACCTACTGCGACCCCGAGATCGCGTCGGTCGGCCTCACCGAGGCGAAGGCCAAGGAGCAGTTCGGCGCCGACAACGTCAGCAGCTACGAGTACAACCTCGCGGGCAACGCGAAGAGTTCGATCCTCGGCACCGCGGGCACGGTGAAGGCGGTGCGCGTCAACGACGGCCCCGTCGTCGGCGTGCACATGATCGGCGCCCGCGTCGGCGAGCTGGTCGGCGAGGCGCAGCTCATCGTCAACTGGGAGGCCTACCCCGAGGACGTGGCGCCCTTCGTCCACGGGCACCCGACCCAGAACGAGACCATCGGCGAGACCATGCTGAAGCTCGCGGGCAAGCCGCTGCACGCCATCTGA
- a CDS encoding proteasome assembly chaperone family protein: MTDPIFSADYAERRARVPRGLPLVVAMQGLTDAGGAISQLEEYLWNRYEPEELLRFNADLLLDYRARRPVITFDEDHLIDYSPEELLLSLVHDELGKPFLLLSGHEPDFRWEQFIDAVLMLVHEFEVSTTVWSHALPMPVPHTRPVSMTVSGTRDDLIEERSVWRPTTRLSASAAHVLEYRLHSLGEEVVGFALLIPHYLANTEYPEALYAALDGIMSATGLILATDSVRDASRRFMTQVDEQIAANHESVEMVRTLEERYDAYMDDQTIRSPLIGEDGMIPTAEQLASELERFLAERQPGSGTGAENGGDAENAADDENGADGAV, from the coding sequence GTGACCGATCCGATCTTCTCCGCAGACTACGCCGAGCGACGCGCGCGGGTCCCCCGCGGGCTTCCGCTCGTCGTCGCCATGCAGGGGCTGACGGACGCGGGCGGGGCGATCTCGCAGCTCGAGGAGTACCTCTGGAATCGCTACGAGCCCGAGGAACTGCTGCGCTTCAACGCCGATCTGCTGCTCGACTACCGCGCCCGCCGCCCCGTCATCACCTTCGACGAAGACCACCTGATCGACTACTCACCCGAGGAACTGCTGCTGAGCCTCGTGCACGACGAGCTCGGCAAACCCTTCCTGCTGCTCAGCGGCCATGAGCCCGACTTCCGCTGGGAGCAGTTCATCGACGCGGTGCTGATGCTCGTGCACGAGTTCGAGGTCTCGACCACGGTCTGGTCGCACGCGCTTCCGATGCCGGTGCCGCACACCCGGCCGGTATCGATGACGGTGAGCGGCACGCGCGACGACCTCATCGAGGAGCGCTCGGTCTGGCGCCCCACCACCAGGCTCTCGGCCTCCGCCGCCCATGTGCTCGAGTACCGCCTGCACAGCCTGGGGGAGGAGGTCGTCGGCTTCGCGCTGCTGATCCCTCACTATCTGGCGAACACCGAGTACCCCGAGGCGCTCTACGCGGCGCTCGACGGCATCATGTCCGCGACCGGCCTCATCCTCGCGACCGACTCGGTGCGGGACGCCTCCCGCCGCTTCATGACGCAGGTCGACGAGCAGATCGCGGCGAATCACGAGTCCGTCGAGATGGTCCGCACGCTCGAGGAGCGCTACGACGCGTACATGGACGATCAGACGATCCGGTCGCCCCTCATCGGCGAGGACGGCATGATTCCCACCGCCGAGCAGCTCGCCAGCGAGCTCGAGCGCTTCCTCGCCGAGCGGCAGCCGGGCTCCGGAACGGGTGCCGAGAACGGCGGCGACGCCGAGAACGCCGCAGACGACGAGAACGGCGCCGACGGCGCTGTCTGA
- a CDS encoding bifunctional [glutamine synthetase] adenylyltransferase/[glutamine synthetase]-adenylyl-L-tyrosine phosphorylase gives MADQTELRLADVARAGFQDLSESRDALHELARSLEIGVDELLRAFSGAADPDAALIRIRHLAESHPERARALDPRLLRRLCLLIGASPALGDFFARRPERLVGILETGGRAIHADEARAALLDAVRDDGADAAAPSAALTGESGWNALRVRYRELLSELMLFDLRRSRKGEAAEAFEEVALSLSALAGAAIEASLAVARATLVAGCSGPPVPSERVAAAQLAVVAMGKCGAEELNVVSDVDVVFIVASADDDALDGDALIRVGTRLASETMRGIHDPAFEPPLWQLDANLRPEGRHGALVRTLGSMLSYYERWAKAWEFQALLKARPLAGDLHLGGEFVERTRDLVWASSSREDFVGSVQRMRQRVTEHIADDELEVQLKLGPGGLRDIEFSVQLLQLVHGQYDDRLHLRGTLPSLRALVDGGYVARGDGERLAADYRFLRVLEHRLQLRELRRTAIMPTDEEALRVLARATGLADNGGLLLESWERTKREVRELHLKIFYAPLLSAVAALPEEELVLGSDEARARLVSIGFRDPDGAMRHLAALTRGTSRRARIQRNLMPVLLQWLAEGTDPDYGLLAFRRVSEANSETPWYLRLLRDGTEAAERLTRVLSCSRFAAELLESLPESVAWLERDEQLRPMSREQLFAEMRSMSSRRDGAEAAAAALRTVHRREVLRLAMGRITGVIGEAEVAAGLDAAHTALLDALLTAIRLDAVVKWEGDPIELALIGMGRYGGGELGFASDIDLIAVFRAPGTVAADRASREAVRLISELRRLVSDPRFPVDLDFDLRPEGKNGPLARSLDAYRSYYQRWSVTWEAQALLRARAVGGDAALGADFIELADEIRYPASFGENEVREVRRIKARVEAERLPQGADPRRHLKLGPGGISDVEWLVQLLQLREGQRHPELRTVSTLRALEAANELELLGPHEADHLADSWRFASRVRSALKLWTGRSSDSLPVDRTDLDGIAGVLDLPRGRTFELEERWFAVSRRARAVFEREFFGYAEQDVRFPLP, from the coding sequence GTGGCCGATCAGACCGAGCTGCGCCTCGCGGATGTGGCGCGCGCCGGCTTCCAAGACCTTTCCGAGTCGCGCGACGCGCTGCATGAGCTCGCCCGCAGCCTCGAGATCGGCGTCGACGAGCTGCTGCGAGCGTTCTCCGGCGCCGCCGACCCCGACGCGGCACTGATCCGCATCCGGCACCTCGCGGAATCCCACCCCGAGCGCGCCCGCGCCCTCGATCCTCGCCTGCTGCGTCGGCTCTGCCTGCTCATCGGCGCCTCGCCCGCACTCGGCGACTTCTTCGCGCGGCGCCCCGAACGGCTCGTCGGCATCCTCGAGACCGGTGGGCGCGCGATCCACGCCGACGAGGCCCGCGCGGCCCTGCTCGACGCGGTGCGAGACGACGGCGCAGACGCTGCCGCCCCGAGTGCCGCGCTCACCGGCGAGAGCGGCTGGAACGCCCTGCGGGTGCGCTATCGCGAACTACTCTCGGAGCTGATGCTCTTCGATCTGCGACGCTCGAGGAAGGGCGAGGCCGCCGAGGCGTTCGAGGAGGTCGCGCTCTCGCTCTCCGCGCTCGCCGGGGCGGCGATCGAGGCTTCCCTCGCAGTCGCGCGCGCCACGCTGGTCGCGGGATGCTCGGGCCCGCCCGTGCCCTCGGAGCGCGTCGCCGCCGCGCAGCTCGCCGTCGTGGCCATGGGCAAGTGCGGCGCGGAAGAGCTCAACGTGGTCTCCGACGTCGACGTCGTCTTCATCGTCGCGAGCGCCGACGACGATGCGCTCGACGGCGATGCGCTGATCCGCGTCGGCACCCGGCTCGCAAGCGAGACGATGCGGGGGATTCACGACCCCGCCTTCGAACCGCCGCTCTGGCAGCTCGACGCGAACCTGCGCCCGGAGGGCCGGCACGGCGCCCTCGTGCGCACCCTCGGTTCCATGCTCAGCTACTACGAGCGCTGGGCGAAGGCCTGGGAGTTCCAGGCCCTGCTGAAGGCCCGCCCGCTCGCCGGCGATTTGCACCTCGGCGGCGAGTTCGTGGAGCGCACGCGCGACCTCGTGTGGGCCTCATCATCGCGCGAGGACTTCGTGGGCTCGGTGCAGCGCATGCGCCAGCGCGTCACCGAGCACATCGCCGACGACGAACTCGAGGTGCAGCTCAAGCTGGGCCCCGGCGGGCTGCGCGACATCGAGTTCAGCGTGCAGCTGCTGCAGCTCGTGCACGGCCAGTACGACGACCGCCTGCACCTGCGCGGCACGCTGCCGTCGCTGCGCGCCCTCGTCGACGGCGGGTACGTCGCCCGCGGCGACGGCGAGCGGCTGGCGGCCGACTACCGCTTCCTGCGCGTGCTCGAGCACCGGCTCCAGCTGCGCGAACTGCGCCGCACCGCGATCATGCCCACCGACGAGGAGGCGCTGCGCGTGCTCGCGCGCGCCACCGGGCTCGCCGACAACGGCGGGCTGCTGCTCGAGAGCTGGGAGCGCACGAAACGCGAGGTGCGCGAACTGCATCTCAAGATCTTCTACGCCCCGCTGCTCAGCGCGGTCGCGGCGCTTCCGGAGGAGGAGCTGGTGCTCGGCAGCGACGAGGCGCGCGCGCGTCTCGTCAGCATCGGCTTCCGCGATCCCGACGGAGCGATGCGCCACCTCGCGGCGCTCACCCGCGGCACGTCGCGGCGGGCGCGCATCCAGCGCAACCTCATGCCGGTGCTGCTGCAGTGGCTGGCCGAGGGCACCGACCCCGACTACGGGCTGCTCGCGTTCAGGCGCGTCAGCGAGGCGAACAGCGAGACCCCCTGGTACCTGCGCCTGCTGCGCGACGGCACCGAGGCGGCCGAGCGGCTCACGCGCGTGCTGTCGTGCTCGCGCTTCGCGGCCGAGTTGCTCGAGTCGCTGCCCGAGTCTGTGGCCTGGCTCGAGCGCGACGAGCAGCTGCGCCCCATGAGCCGCGAGCAGCTGTTCGCCGAGATGCGCTCGATGTCATCGCGTCGCGACGGCGCCGAGGCGGCGGCCGCGGCGCTGCGCACGGTGCACCGGCGAGAGGTGCTGCGGCTCGCGATGGGGCGCATCACCGGGGTGATCGGCGAGGCCGAGGTGGCGGCCGGCCTCGACGCTGCGCACACCGCGCTGCTCGACGCGCTGCTCACCGCGATCCGCCTCGACGCGGTCGTGAAGTGGGAGGGCGATCCGATCGAGCTCGCGCTCATCGGCATGGGCCGTTACGGCGGCGGCGAGCTGGGGTTCGCCTCGGACATCGATCTCATCGCCGTGTTCCGGGCCCCCGGCACCGTGGCCGCGGATCGTGCGTCCCGTGAGGCGGTGCGGCTGATCTCGGAGCTGCGCCGTCTCGTCTCGGATCCGCGGTTCCCCGTCGACCTCGACTTCGATCTGCGGCCCGAGGGCAAGAACGGGCCGCTCGCCCGCAGCCTCGACGCCTACCGCTCCTACTACCAGCGGTGGTCGGTGACGTGGGAGGCCCAGGCGCTGCTGCGCGCGCGAGCCGTCGGGGGAGACGCCGCCCTCGGCGCAGACTTCATCGAGCTCGCCGACGAGATCCGGTATCCCGCGTCCTTCGGCGAGAACGAGGTGCGCGAGGTACGGCGCATCAAGGCCCGGGTCGAGGCCGAGCGGCTGCCGCAGGGCGCCGATCCCCGTCGCCACCTGAAGCTGGGCCCGGGGGGCATCAGCGACGTCGAGTGGCTCGTGCAGCTGCTGCAGCTGCGCGAAGGGCAGCGCCACCCCGAGCTGCGCACCGTCTCGACGCTGCGCGCGCTCGAGGCCGCCAACGAGCTCGAGCTGCTCGGCCCGCACGAGGCCGACCACCTCGCAGACTCGTGGCGCTTCGCGAGCCGCGTGCGCTCGGCGCTGAAGCTGTGGACGGGCCGTTCCTCGGATTCGCTACCGGTCGATCGTACCGACCTCGACGGCATCGCCGGGGTGCTCGACCTGCCGCGCGGACGCACCTTCGAGCTCGAGGAGCGGTGGTTCGCCGTCTCGCGTCGCGCGCGCGCCGTCTTCGAGCGGGAGTTCTTCGGCTACGCCGAGCAGGACGTGCGCTTTCCGCTTCCCTGA
- a CDS encoding RDD family protein — MAAPSAPQRFGDLEPSKWPGERLGLPESGPHSVARLGRRALAILIDWGLAALPAYLLIGGAHPEWWNYLIFAVMQSVFIPTIGGSIGHRLLGLRVVPIAGGWVGPWRPAVRTLLLCLVIPVLVWDSDQRGFHDKIAGTVLIRA, encoded by the coding sequence ATGGCTGCTCCCTCTGCGCCGCAGCGCTTCGGCGACCTCGAGCCCAGCAAGTGGCCAGGCGAGCGCCTCGGCCTGCCCGAGTCCGGCCCCCACTCGGTCGCCCGGCTCGGCAGGCGCGCGCTCGCGATCCTCATCGATTGGGGACTCGCGGCACTGCCCGCCTACCTGCTCATCGGAGGCGCCCACCCCGAGTGGTGGAACTACCTGATCTTCGCGGTGATGCAGAGCGTCTTCATCCCCACCATCGGCGGCTCGATCGGGCACCGGCTGCTCGGCCTCCGCGTGGTGCCCATCGCCGGCGGCTGGGTCGGCCCCTGGCGGCCCGCGGTGCGCACCCTGCTGCTGTGCCTCGTGATCCCGGTGCTGGTCTGGGATTCCGACCAGCGCGGCTTCCATGACAAGATCGCCGGAACGGTGCTGATCCGTGCCTGA